The Streptomyces puniciscabiei genomic interval GCTCGGGTACGTCGGTGATGCGGCCCCTGAGCATAGTCGGGCCCCTCGCCGGGCAATTTCCCCGCTGTCGTGTAGCTCACGTAGGCGTCCTCCGGGCGGCCCTCTAAAATTTGAGTTACTTAACGGTAATTAGCGTCAGTATCACTGCGTCTTTGGAGCGTGAGAGACCGTGGCCGGATCGGCTGACTTCGACCTGTACCGCCCGTCCGAGGAGCACGACATGCTCCGGGACGCCGTCCGCTCCCTGGTCGAGGCGAAGATCGCGCCGTACGCCGCCGCGGTGGACGAGGAGGCCCGCTTCCCGCAGGAGGCCCTCGACGCCCTGGTGGCCAACGACCTGCACGCGGTGCACGTCCCCGAGGAGTACGGCGGCGCCGGCGCCGACGCGCTCGCCACGGTCATCGTGATCGAGGAGGTCGCCCGCGCCTGCGTCTCCTCCTCCCTCATCCCCGCCGTCAACAAGCTCGGCTCCCTCCCGGTGATCCTCTCCGGCGGCGAGGAGCTGAAGAAGAAGTACCTGACCCCGCTCGCCAAGGGCGACGCGATGTTCTCGTACTGCCTCTCCGAGCCGGAGGCGGGCTCGGACGCGGCCGGCATGAAGACCAAGGCGGTCCGCGACGGCGACTTCTGGATCCTCAACGGCGTGAAGCGCTGGATCACCAACGCGGGCGTCTCCGAGTACTACACGGTGATGGCCGTGACCGACCCCGCCAAGCGCTCGAAGGGCATCTCGGCGTTCGTCGTCGAGAAGTCGGACGAGGGCGTCTCCTTCGGCGCCCCGGAGAAGAAGCTCGGCATCAAGGGCTCGCCCACCCGCGAGGTCTACTTCGACAACGTCCGCATCCCCGCCGACCGCATGATCGGCGAGGAGGGCACGGGCTTCATGACCGCCATGAAGACCCTGGACCACACCCGCATCACCATCGCCGCCCAGGCCCTCGGCTGCGCCCAGGGCGCCTTCGACTACGCCAAGGGCTACGTCCAGGAGCGCAAGCAGTTCGGCAAGCCCATCGCCGACTTCCAGGGCATCCAGTTCATGCTCGCCGACATGTCGATGAAGATCTCGGCGGCCCGCGCCCTCACCTACCAGGCCGCTGCCGCCTCCGAGCGCGGCGATGCCGACCTCACCTACCTGGGCGCCGCCGCCAAGTGCTTCGCCTCGGACGTCGCGATGGAGGTCACCACCGACGCCGTCCAGCTCCTCGGCGGCTACGGCTACACCCGCGACTACCCGGTGGAGCGCATGATGCGCGACGCCAAGATCACGCAGATTTATGAGGGCACCAACCAGGTCCAGCGGATCGTCATGGCCCGCAACCTGCCGTAACGGCACGGGACTTCGGATCTCTTCGGAAGGCGCCCTCCGGGGCGCCTTCCGGCTGTTGGGCCGCACGTGACGACCGGTCGGTCACATGCGGGCCGGGTCCGGCCGACGTAGGACGGAAGCACACGGGGTCCGCCCCGGGCCCCCGCCTCCCAGGAGGAGCCATGACCCAGCCGGGAACGATGACGCCGATGACCCAGCAGATGCAGGACTGCGTCAATGCCTGCATGGCCGCGCACACCGTGTGCGAGGAGACCATGAGCTCCTGCATGCAGATGGGCGGCCAGGCCCAGATGCAGATCATGCGCGCGCTCATGGACTGCTCCGAGACGACCCGTATGTGCGCCGACATGATGATGCGCCGCTCGCCCATGTCGGGCGACATGTGCGCGATGTGCGCCAAGGCGTGCGAGATGTGCGCCGAGGCGTGTATGGCGATGCCGGACGATCCGCAGATGATGCGCTGTGCGGAGGCGTGTCGCCGCGCGGCGGAGATGTGCCGCGCCATGGCGGGCGCCAAGATGTGAGGCCCGCCTGAACGCGGAGCGAGGGCACCCGGACGGGTGCCCTCGCTCCGGCGTGTGGCCGCTCAGTTGCCGGAGACGGTGACCTTCTGGTCGTTGTTCAGCTCGTCCACCAGCGTCTTCACCTTCGCCTTGTCCCAGACGAGGTTGCCGCCGACGGAGCCGGAGATCGGCATGTTCAGGGAGGTGCCGTCACCGCCCTGGACGCCCTTCATCGCCCAGAACATCGAGCCCAGGTCCCACAGGGACATGTCCTTGTCGACGATCAGGGAGTCCAGGCCCGCGCCCATCACCGGGTAGAACTTGAAGGGGTTGAGGACCGTCGACGGGGTGGCCACCTGGTGGGCCAGGGCCGACAGGAACTTCTGCTGGTTCTTGGTGCGCTGCAGGTCGGAGGCCGCGAACGCGTGCCGGGTGCGGACGAAGGCGAGGGCCTGCGCGCCGTTCAGCGTCTGCTTGCCCGCCTTGAAGTCGGCGCCCGAGTACGAGTCCTTGAAAGCCTTGTCGATGTTGATCTCGACCCCGCCGACCGCGTCCACGATGTTCGCGAAGCCCTGGAAGCCGATCTCCACGTAGTGGTCGATGTGCAGACCCGTGTTGGCCTCGATCGTGCGGACCAGGAGGGTCGGGCCGTCCTCGGCGTAGGTCGCGTTGAGCTTCTCCTGCCGGCCCGTGGCCGGGTAGAGCTTCCCGGACGACCCCCTGAAGGACGGCACGGTCACGTTCGAGTCGCGCGGCAGCGAGATCAGCGTGTCGCCGTTGCCGCCGACGTGCAGGATCATCATCGAGTCCGTGCGCTTGCCCTGGGCGGAGCCCGTGTGCAGCTTCTTCTCGTCCGCCTTGGACATGCCCTCACGGCTGTCGGAGCCGACGATCAGGTAGTTCGTGCCGGCGCCCGACGCCGGCCGGTCGATGACCTTGGACAGGTCGACCTCGCGGCGCAGCTTGGAGTCGGCCCAGAAGTAGGTCGCGACGGACGTGACGACCAGCACGGTGGCCAGGGTGATCACGGTCCACTTGATCCGGCGCCGCCAGTTCGGGCGCGGCCGGTACCGGTCGAGCTCCGGGTCCGGGTCGTTGTCGTTGGGCACGAAGCCGGCGCCGCCGCGCCGCCCGCCGCCGTACACCTGCCCGGTGTTGTAGCCGCTGTCGTAACCGGCGCCGTCGTCGTATCCCTGGCCGTCGACGTACGACGGCTGCTGCGGGACGCCGGCCCCGTACGGCGGCGCCGCCGGGCCGGGGTCGCCGTAGGAGCGCTGCCCGGGCGGTACCGCCGGGCCACGCCGCACCTGACGCATCACGCGGGCGTTCTCCGGCTGTGCGCCGGCACTGCCGCGTCCGTAGCGCGGGCCGCGGTTGTCGTCGGACCATCCCTCGGGCCAGTCATTCATGCGCCCCAGTGTGCAGGGCGTCGGTGTGAGGCTTACAAGGGCTGTCGGAAAATAACAGCGGCGCTGTTGCGAAGCCGACACAAATTCCGCGATTGTCGCTTCGGCATAAGGTGGAGGGCATGACAGACCAGGCCACGGACGCGGAACCGGAGACGGAACCGGACATCCCCGGCAAGCCGACGTCCGCCTCGCGCACCACCCTCAGCCACATCATGACCCACAACGACACCAACCTCCTGGGGACGGTGCACGGTGGCGTGATCATGAAGCTGGTCGACGACGCGGCGGGCGCCGTGGCGGGCCGGCACTCCGGCGGTCCCGCGGTCACCGCGTCGATGGACGAGATGGTCTTCCTGGAGCCGGTGCGCGTCGGTGACCTGGTCCATGTGAAGGCGCAGGTAAACTGGACCGGCCGGACCTCCATGGAGGTCGGCGTGCGGGTCCTCGCCGAGCGCTGGAACGAGTCGACCCCGCCCACCCAGGTCGGCTCGGCCTACCTGGTGTTCGCGGCCGTCGACGCCGACGGCAAGCCACGCCGGGTGCCGCCGGTGATACCGGAGACCGAGCGTGACAGGCGCCGCTACCAGGAGGCGCAGATCCGCCGCACCCATCGCCTGGCGCGCCGCCGGGCCATTCGCGAGCTGCGGGAGAAGCGCACGGCCGAGGGCTTCGAGGACTGAGCGCTCAGGAGGTTCCCGGGCACACCACCTCGCTGCCGCGCACCGGGGTCTGCTCGGGCTGGGCCGGGTCCTCGAAGCGGACCTTGTGGACGTCCTTGAAGTCCGCCCCGGCGATCACCCTCAGCAGCGGGCCCTGGCCCGGTACGGCGCGCAGCTCGGCCCCCGGCAGGGCAGCCGCCAGGGCACGGGCCGAGCGGTCCCAGCGGGGGTCGTAGGAGATCACGGTGTGCGGCACGTGCGCGGCGGCCGTCACCGGCAGGTGCGTCGTGGCGAAGCCGGTCGCCGCGAGCCCCGCGTCGACGCGCTTGGCGAGGCCGACCGTGCCGCTGCCGTTCTCCACCTGGACCCGGATCTGCCGCGGATCCACGTCCACGGGCGCCACCGGCGCGGGGGCGGGACCATGGCCGCGCTGCGGCTGGTCCACGGTGAGCGGCTTGTCGTCGCGCAGCGCCGAGAAGAGCCGGTCCGCCTTGGCCTGGTCCCACTTCAGGGTCGAGCCGATGCCCTTGACGTCGTAGTTCATCTGCCCGATGGGCACGGTGGTGAACTCGGAGGAGGACGGGGAGAAGTTGCGCATGGCCCGGCCGAGGTCGAGCAGCTCGTCGGTGCCGAAGCCCTCGTCGGCGCGGACCGAGCCGAGCACCGCGCGGGCCACGTCCCTGAACCGCATCGGGTTCAGCAGCACCCCGGAGGAGGTGGCCCGCTCGATCAGCGCGGCCAGGAACCGCTGCTGCCGCTTCATCCGGCCGAGGTCGCTCGCCACGTCCACGTGCCGGGCCCGCACGTACTGCAGGGCCTGGCCGCCATTGAGGGTGTGCGTGCCGGGGCCGAGGTCGAGGCCGGTGTAGGAGTCCTTCAGCGGGGTCGTCGTGCAGACCTTCACCCCGCCGAGGACGTCCACGGTCCGCATGAAGCTGGTGAAGTCGACCTCCAGATAGTGGTCGATCTTCACATGGGTCATGTTCTCGACCGTGCGGATGGTCAGCTGGGGGCCGCCCTCGGCGTAGGCCGCGTTGAGCTTGATCGGGTGCGGCCCCTGCTGCTGCCTGGAGCGGACGTCGGTGTGCGCGGGCACCTCGGCGTAGGAGTCGCGCGGCAGGCTCACCACCGTGGCCCGCTCCCGGTTGTCCGAGACGTGCACGATCATCATCGTGTCGGTGCAGTGGCAGGGCACCCCGCCCAGCCGGTACTGCCGCCGCTCCCGGTCGGTGATCCGGTCCCGGCCGTCGGTGCCGACCAGCAGGATGTTCATGCCCTGGCCCGCCCGCGGCCGGTTCTTCATGTCCTTGAAGGCGTCGACCCGGGCGATCCCCGCGTCCAGGCTGCTGATCACCGCGTGCCCGATCCCGGCGGAGGCGAGCACGACGACCGACAGCGTGCTCACCGCCCGCATCGCCCACCGGGGCCGCCGGGGCGGCCGTACCGACCGCACGGGCCGCTCGGGCGGGTGCGGCACACGGCGAGGCGGCTGCGGTCGGCGCTGCGGGCGGGCAGGGGACCGGGGCGGGCTGGCCAAAGAGGACACCTCCGGACGAGGCCGTACGCGGGATCCGTGAGCACCGTAGGCCGATACGATCTCCAGCCCGGGGCTACGCCCCGGCGGCGCGCACCGGTGTCCCCCGTTCGCGGTAACGTGAGCCCCCTATGAACGCCAAGCCCGACGTGCGACACCCCGCTGTTTCCGTGATCATGCCCGTCCTCAACGAGGAGCGGCATCTGCGCGGGGCCGTCCAAGCGATCCTCGCGCAGGAGTACGCCGGCGAGATGGAGGTCGTGATCGCCCTCGGTCCGTCCACGGACCGCACGGACGAGATCGCCGCCGAGCTGGTCGCCGAAGACCCCCGCGTGCATACCGTCCCCAACCCCACCGGCCGTACCCCCGCCGCGCTGAACGCGGCGATCAAGGCCTCCCGGCACCCGATCGTGGTCCGCGTCGACGGCCACGGCATGCTCTCGCCGAACTACATCGCCACCGCCGTCCGGCTCCTGGAGGAGACCGGCGCACAGAACGTCGGCGGCATCATGCACGCCGAGGGCGAGAACGACTGGGAGCACGCGGTGGCCGCCGCGATGACCTCGAAGATCGGGGTCGGCAACGCCGCCTTCCACACGGGCGGCGAGGCCGGTCCCGCCGAGACGGTCTACCTCGGGGTGTTCCGCCGCGAGGCCCTGGAGCAGCAGGGCGGCTACAACGAGGAGTTCATCCGCGCCCAGGACTGGGAGCTGAACTTCCGGATCAGGGAGGCGGGCGGCCTCATCTGGTTCTCGCCCGAGCTGAGGGTCTCGTACCGTCCGCGGCCCTCCGTGCGGGCGCTGGCCAAGCAGTACAAGGACTACGGCCGCTGGCGGCACGTCGTGGCCCGCTACCACTCCGGCTCCATCAACCTGCGCTACCTCGCCCCGCCGACCGCCCTGTGCGCCGTCGCGGCCGGAGCCGTCGTCGGCGCGGTGCTCACCCCGTGGGCCCTCGTCGTCCCCGGCGGCTATCTGGCGGCCATCGTCGCGGGCTCGGTCCCGGCGGGCAGGGGGCTGCCCCTGAAGGCCCGGCTGCAGATCCCGGTGGCCCTGGCGACCATGCACATGTCGTGGGGCTGGGGCTTTCTGACCAGCCCCAAGTCCCTGGCCCGCAAGGTCATCGCGTCACGGCGGCCGGCGGTGCTCAGCGCCCGGTGATCAGGTGGGGCCCCGATCCCGGGGCCCCACCGCCGGTCACCACCGATAGGGCTTGTACACGTCCATGCACGTGCTGGTGTCCGCACCGTTGAGGGCGTCCGAGCCGTCGGGCGTGTCGCCGGCCTTGGGCTTGGGCCGCTGGGGATAGCTCGTGCCGGTGCGCCAGTCCGCGCCGACGACGACCGTGACCCCCGAGACATCGGTCGACCGCTTCACCGCGCTCGCCGGGATGCCGAGCGCCTTCGCCACCGCCTGCGCGTCACCCTGCAGATCCGCGCTCGGATACTGCACGACCGTGCTGTCCTGCGACAGCGTCCCCGAGGTGTCGGCGGCCGCCCGGGTGTAGCCCTTCTGCGCCAGCACCTGGCTGATGTCGTTCGCCCGGCCTCCCACCGGTGCCTGTGTGGAGGTCCGGGTGGCGTTGCGCACCAGCACCCCGAGCCGGCCCGGGTCCGTGGAGGGCGACTCGGTCGCCGGGGCCTTGTCCGCGACCTGCTTCGCGGCC includes:
- a CDS encoding acyl-CoA dehydrogenase family protein; this translates as MAGSADFDLYRPSEEHDMLRDAVRSLVEAKIAPYAAAVDEEARFPQEALDALVANDLHAVHVPEEYGGAGADALATVIVIEEVARACVSSSLIPAVNKLGSLPVILSGGEELKKKYLTPLAKGDAMFSYCLSEPEAGSDAAGMKTKAVRDGDFWILNGVKRWITNAGVSEYYTVMAVTDPAKRSKGISAFVVEKSDEGVSFGAPEKKLGIKGSPTREVYFDNVRIPADRMIGEEGTGFMTAMKTLDHTRITIAAQALGCAQGAFDYAKGYVQERKQFGKPIADFQGIQFMLADMSMKISAARALTYQAAAASERGDADLTYLGAAAKCFASDVAMEVTTDAVQLLGGYGYTRDYPVERMMRDAKITQIYEGTNQVQRIVMARNLP
- a CDS encoding four-helix bundle copper-binding protein → MTQPGTMTPMTQQMQDCVNACMAAHTVCEETMSSCMQMGGQAQMQIMRALMDCSETTRMCADMMMRRSPMSGDMCAMCAKACEMCAEACMAMPDDPQMMRCAEACRRAAEMCRAMAGAKM
- a CDS encoding acyl-CoA thioesterase — protein: MTDQATDAEPETEPDIPGKPTSASRTTLSHIMTHNDTNLLGTVHGGVIMKLVDDAAGAVAGRHSGGPAVTASMDEMVFLEPVRVGDLVHVKAQVNWTGRTSMEVGVRVLAERWNESTPPTQVGSAYLVFAAVDADGKPRRVPPVIPETERDRRRYQEAQIRRTHRLARRRAIRELREKRTAEGFED
- a CDS encoding glycosyltransferase family 2 protein — protein: MNAKPDVRHPAVSVIMPVLNEERHLRGAVQAILAQEYAGEMEVVIALGPSTDRTDEIAAELVAEDPRVHTVPNPTGRTPAALNAAIKASRHPIVVRVDGHGMLSPNYIATAVRLLEETGAQNVGGIMHAEGENDWEHAVAAAMTSKIGVGNAAFHTGGEAGPAETVYLGVFRREALEQQGGYNEEFIRAQDWELNFRIREAGGLIWFSPELRVSYRPRPSVRALAKQYKDYGRWRHVVARYHSGSINLRYLAPPTALCAVAAGAVVGAVLTPWALVVPGGYLAAIVAGSVPAGRGLPLKARLQIPVALATMHMSWGWGFLTSPKSLARKVIASRRPAVLSAR
- a CDS encoding LCP family protein, yielding MNDWPEGWSDDNRGPRYGRGSAGAQPENARVMRQVRRGPAVPPGQRSYGDPGPAAPPYGAGVPQQPSYVDGQGYDDGAGYDSGYNTGQVYGGGRRGGAGFVPNDNDPDPELDRYRPRPNWRRRIKWTVITLATVLVVTSVATYFWADSKLRREVDLSKVIDRPASGAGTNYLIVGSDSREGMSKADEKKLHTGSAQGKRTDSMMILHVGGNGDTLISLPRDSNVTVPSFRGSSGKLYPATGRQEKLNATYAEDGPTLLVRTIEANTGLHIDHYVEIGFQGFANIVDAVGGVEINIDKAFKDSYSGADFKAGKQTLNGAQALAFVRTRHAFAASDLQRTKNQQKFLSALAHQVATPSTVLNPFKFYPVMGAGLDSLIVDKDMSLWDLGSMFWAMKGVQGGDGTSLNMPISGSVGGNLVWDKAKVKTLVDELNNDQKVTVSGN
- a CDS encoding LCP family protein, whose translation is MRAVSTLSVVVLASAGIGHAVISSLDAGIARVDAFKDMKNRPRAGQGMNILLVGTDGRDRITDRERRQYRLGGVPCHCTDTMMIVHVSDNRERATVVSLPRDSYAEVPAHTDVRSRQQQGPHPIKLNAAYAEGGPQLTIRTVENMTHVKIDHYLEVDFTSFMRTVDVLGGVKVCTTTPLKDSYTGLDLGPGTHTLNGGQALQYVRARHVDVASDLGRMKRQQRFLAALIERATSSGVLLNPMRFRDVARAVLGSVRADEGFGTDELLDLGRAMRNFSPSSSEFTTVPIGQMNYDVKGIGSTLKWDQAKADRLFSALRDDKPLTVDQPQRGHGPAPAPVAPVDVDPRQIRVQVENGSGTVGLAKRVDAGLAATGFATTHLPVTAAAHVPHTVISYDPRWDRSARALAAALPGAELRAVPGQGPLLRVIAGADFKDVHKVRFEDPAQPEQTPVRGSEVVCPGTS